A single region of the Pseudalkalibacillus berkeleyi genome encodes:
- a CDS encoding alpha/beta fold hydrolase: protein MNEQVLNINQVDICTESFGDSKNPAVLLIMGAMTSLDWWDENFCHRLADQGRFVIRYDHRDLGRSTTYEAGTSHYTITDLADDAIGVLDAYSVKKAHIVGLSMGGMVGQILALRYSERVSTLTLIASSVFGTEMEKLPPMDQKILDHHAQSTSIDWSNREDAIAYLAEGWKTLSGTKPFEEERMYRLAGREFDRAKQLPSRFNHAMLQGGEEYYDRMGEINVPVVVIHGTDDPALPFEHGLALAKAIPHAELVSLEGTGHEIHSEDWDEIIGSLVKISNHSNSY from the coding sequence ATGAATGAACAAGTGCTGAACATAAATCAAGTGGATATTTGTACGGAGAGCTTTGGAGATTCTAAGAACCCTGCTGTCCTTTTGATCATGGGTGCGATGACTTCCTTGGACTGGTGGGATGAGAACTTCTGTCACCGGCTTGCTGATCAGGGGAGATTCGTCATTCGATACGACCATAGGGACTTGGGACGGTCGACCACATATGAGGCAGGTACTTCCCATTATACAATAACGGATCTGGCGGACGATGCTATAGGCGTTCTCGATGCTTATTCGGTAAAGAAGGCTCATATCGTAGGGCTGTCGATGGGTGGTATGGTCGGTCAGATTCTTGCTCTAAGATACTCAGAACGTGTATCGACCCTTACGCTGATTGCATCAAGTGTGTTTGGTACCGAGATGGAAAAACTCCCTCCAATGGATCAGAAAATTCTCGACCATCATGCGCAGAGCACCTCAATCGATTGGTCGAATCGGGAAGACGCCATCGCCTATCTGGCTGAGGGGTGGAAAACGTTATCTGGTACCAAACCCTTTGAGGAAGAAAGAATGTATAGACTGGCAGGAAGAGAGTTTGATCGAGCCAAACAGCTACCAAGCCGATTTAATCATGCGATGCTGCAAGGCGGAGAAGAATATTACGACCGGATGGGAGAGATCAACGTCCCTGTTGTCGTGATCCATGGTACGGATGATCCAGCTTTGCCATTCGAGCACGGACTTGCCTTGGCGAAGGCCATCCCTCATGCCGAATTGGTGTCACTTGAAGGCACTGGACATGAAATTCATAGTGAAGACTGGGACGAAATTATCGGCTCACTCGTAAAGATCAGTAATCACAGTAATTCTTACTAA
- a CDS encoding VOC family protein, translating to MGRLIHFEIHVDDMERAKKFYGEVFGWTFEDWSEFAGMPYFGAVTGDANEPGINGALMQRQGPPPEKGQPVNGYTCTMGVDDYDSIEAKIMDHGGQVAMPKYALPGMAWQGYYHDTEGNIIGIHQPDENAK from the coding sequence ATGGGAAGGTTAATTCATTTTGAAATTCACGTGGATGATATGGAACGTGCTAAGAAATTTTACGGAGAAGTGTTTGGATGGACCTTTGAAGACTGGAGCGAGTTTGCTGGGATGCCGTATTTCGGAGCTGTTACTGGCGACGCAAATGAACCTGGGATTAACGGTGCCTTAATGCAACGACAAGGTCCTCCACCTGAAAAGGGCCAACCAGTGAATGGCTATACGTGTACGATGGGCGTGGACGATTATGATTCAATTGAAGCAAAAATTATGGATCATGGCGGACAAGTCGCAATGCCGAAGTATGCACTACCTGGCATGGCGTGGCAAGGGTATTACCATGATACAGAAGGAAATATTATTGGCATCCACCAACCAGATGAAAACGCGAAATAA
- a CDS encoding MBL fold metallo-hydrolase → MEIKQISEHIWSLKTWMIVPIHVWIVKGEDGVTLVDAGIGNMGKGILKFVKALDAGPLNRIVLTHGHPDHVGAIKKILAETDVSVYAHKIEIPYMEGKLAYPGRKKASASVEEHLAQPLEEDELGTLKTIGGLIPYLTPGHAPGHVVYYHPKDQVLLAGDLFTSKSDKLYRPMPMFTYDMEEAVRSSRIVGKLKPKRLEVCHGKAVLNPAEHLDQYIQNTSKKYAIKEENVFKG, encoded by the coding sequence ATGGAAATAAAACAAATATCTGAGCACATTTGGAGCTTAAAGACGTGGATGATTGTACCGATTCACGTATGGATTGTGAAAGGCGAAGATGGTGTGACACTCGTCGATGCTGGTATTGGGAATATGGGGAAGGGCATTTTGAAGTTTGTTAAGGCGTTGGATGCTGGTCCACTGAATAGAATCGTACTAACACACGGACATCCTGATCACGTCGGTGCAATTAAAAAGATCCTAGCCGAAACTGATGTCTCTGTGTATGCGCATAAAATCGAAATTCCATACATGGAAGGGAAGCTCGCTTATCCTGGACGGAAGAAAGCATCCGCAAGCGTTGAAGAACACCTTGCGCAGCCGTTAGAAGAGGACGAACTCGGCACATTGAAAACGATCGGAGGATTGATTCCATACTTAACTCCAGGTCACGCACCAGGACATGTCGTCTATTATCATCCAAAAGATCAAGTGTTACTCGCCGGTGACCTGTTCACTTCAAAAAGTGACAAACTATACAGGCCAATGCCGATGTTCACCTATGACATGGAAGAAGCGGTCAGAAGTAGCCGAATCGTCGGTAAGCTGAAACCAAAACGCTTAGAAGTCTGCCACGGGAAAGCGGTACTAAACCCTGCAGAGCACTTAGATCAATACATCCAGAACACATCAAAGAAATATGCCATAAAGGAAGAGAACGTATTTAAAGGTTAA
- a CDS encoding DUF2207 domain-containing protein, whose translation MKRIIPIVIFFFLLVLLFPNQAFAVEYSITEARIDAYLQENGDVLVEESFTYGFEGKFNGITREIIPKKGTEINNFEASEKGKALKVERDDYFYKIHRKGSDEVVLVDLSYTIKNGVEVYSDVAQFYWAFFDRSNESTYENLIVAIHPPKETEDVIAFGYDQAYGTEEIMENGTVYFAMNQVPDNTNGDIRVAYEKGLFPAAKASNQPMKAEIIQDKKDLDAQVAAKTERTAFLDQMASIVIPIVGLIMVVLYVSLWKGHVNRKREAERDMDLTRNVPKQRMSLPATIFYTNYKHLPPEAISAALLDLVRKQYVKRIGEDRFQVIHREGALKHEQILIKWLFDLIGENNEFSFEELKQFTKQKKNHGTYRKYQTSWQKAVAEEVNERQLYEDKKKYRISIVLSSIILIPFIFIFAFHGLIFWMVMTILLIGTITLYGFLYHPRTKEGTLIHYEWKACKKRFKILSKEDWRTWAEDDKLRAYIYGLGTKTQPIIKKNEQFAKSFYPSNTSNSEVGAYSTMDISTFIILGAAVSNNFDAAHQSTGASIGAGGAGSGAGAGGGGGGSGAF comes from the coding sequence ATGAAGCGAATTATTCCAATTGTAATCTTTTTCTTCTTACTCGTGTTGTTATTTCCGAATCAAGCCTTTGCGGTGGAATATTCGATAACGGAGGCTAGGATCGATGCCTATCTTCAGGAAAACGGGGACGTTCTTGTTGAAGAGTCCTTCACCTATGGATTCGAAGGAAAGTTTAACGGCATCACTAGAGAGATAATCCCGAAAAAAGGGACAGAAATCAACAATTTCGAAGCTTCTGAAAAAGGAAAAGCGTTGAAGGTAGAGAGAGACGATTACTTTTATAAGATCCATCGAAAAGGATCGGATGAAGTCGTATTGGTAGATCTTTCCTATACCATCAAGAATGGAGTCGAAGTTTATTCTGATGTTGCTCAGTTCTATTGGGCGTTCTTCGATAGAAGCAACGAATCGACGTATGAAAACCTTATCGTTGCCATCCATCCGCCAAAGGAAACCGAGGATGTAATCGCATTCGGTTACGATCAAGCGTATGGAACAGAAGAAATTATGGAGAATGGCACAGTCTATTTTGCAATGAACCAGGTACCTGATAATACGAACGGAGATATCCGCGTCGCTTATGAGAAGGGACTGTTTCCAGCTGCTAAAGCGTCCAATCAACCTATGAAAGCTGAAATTATACAAGATAAAAAGGATCTTGATGCACAAGTCGCCGCAAAAACAGAACGTACAGCGTTTCTCGATCAAATGGCAAGCATCGTCATTCCAATTGTCGGCCTCATTATGGTTGTGCTCTATGTATCGTTGTGGAAAGGTCACGTCAATCGTAAAAGGGAAGCGGAACGCGACATGGACCTTACCCGAAATGTTCCGAAACAGCGAATGAGCTTACCCGCAACCATCTTTTACACGAATTATAAACACTTACCACCCGAAGCCATTTCCGCTGCGCTACTCGATCTCGTACGAAAGCAATATGTAAAGCGCATTGGTGAGGACCGATTCCAAGTGATTCACCGGGAGGGTGCACTGAAGCACGAACAGATCCTCATTAAATGGCTGTTTGACTTAATTGGTGAGAATAATGAATTCAGTTTTGAAGAACTGAAACAGTTTACGAAGCAAAAGAAGAATCATGGAACCTACAGAAAGTATCAAACAAGCTGGCAAAAAGCTGTAGCAGAAGAAGTAAATGAGAGACAATTATATGAAGATAAGAAGAAATATCGTATATCAATTGTGTTATCCAGCATCATTTTAATTCCATTCATCTTTATCTTTGCGTTCCATGGTCTTATATTTTGGATGGTCATGACAATCCTTCTTATAGGCACAATCACCCTTTATGGTTTCTTATACCATCCAAGGACGAAAGAAGGTACCCTGATCCATTATGAATGGAAAGCATGTAAGAAGCGGTTCAAAATCTTGAGTAAAGAGGATTGGAGAACTTGGGCGGAAGACGACAAGTTACGCGCCTATATTTACGGACTCGGTACGAAAACGCAACCGATTATTAAAAAGAACGAACAGTTCGCTAAATCGTTCTATCCTTCAAATACGAGTAACTCGGAAGTCGGAGCCTATTCCACAATGGATATCAGCACGTTCATTATATTGGGAGCTGCTGTATCAAACAATTTCGATGCAGCCCACCAATCCACTGGAGCATCAATAGGTGCAGGCGGAGCAGGTTCTGGCGCAGGAGCGGGTGGCGGCGGAGGCGGATCTGGAGCCTTTTAA
- a CDS encoding nucleoside triphosphate pyrophosphohydrolase, translating into MPTYNKLVRDRIPEIIQYTGKSFNTSILDVDHYEMELKEKLKEELNEYLEASDDASAIEELADLLELIHALTSVHHSSVEELETVRKEKAEKRGGFQERIFLIDVEDE; encoded by the coding sequence ATGCCAACTTACAACAAACTCGTTCGTGATCGTATTCCAGAGATTATTCAATACACAGGAAAAAGTTTTAATACTAGTATTTTGGATGTAGATCATTATGAAATGGAATTGAAAGAGAAGTTAAAAGAAGAGCTAAATGAATATCTTGAAGCAAGTGACGATGCATCAGCGATCGAAGAACTTGCAGACCTTCTAGAATTGATACATGCATTAACCTCTGTACATCATTCCTCTGTTGAGGAACTTGAGACTGTTCGAAAAGAAAAAGCTGAAAAGCGTGGAGGATTTCAAGAACGTATTTTCTTGATTGATGTTGAAGATGAGTAA